Within Nematostella vectensis chromosome 1, jaNemVect1.1, whole genome shotgun sequence, the genomic segment GTTATGAATTTCGCCGGTTTTTCACGATATTGCTACAAATGTAAATTCGCTATTTTGATGACGAGTGTCTCCAATTCAAGTGCTTCTTTCTCCATAATTACAACTCGTCCTCTCTCCATCGCTTGTCAGATTGATCTCTAGTTATCTATGAGTACATATTAAACAAACCAACACGTAAACTTACCGATTAAACAACAAATCTGCTACAAAGTAAAGTTGTCCGGGAGctcttcaaacaaaaaatgattttttggcGCGTTCTGATTGGCCGAGCCGATTCACGTGATCCCGTGTCCACCCTCCTGTGGCCGCTACTTTTGTAATCTCACTGTTTCGGATGTTGATTTTCCAGAGGCTACGTATGGGTCACGGATAAATTTATAAGCCAATCTCAGGTCTTGTAAGGAATATAGGCAATGACGTCAGATTTCCCACCAATCATAAACTGTGTCTTATCGTGACTAAACTTTGACCGAGAACGTTGGATTCCCTCTTTCGATTCTTCGTTTTGCCCGGAGTATTGCTTATTAATTCTAAGAGTCagttttttaagtttttaagATGACCAGTAACAATCAGTCAAATTTTCCACACAAAGGGAATAATTCCCTTATTGTGGAAGAGCTAAAGGCGACTAAAATTGAGATGTCAGCCGCTTTCAAGCGCATTGAAGCATTAGAGAAATTGATGAAGGACATGAGAGTTGATGAAGCTACACCCTCTACAAGTGTTCCAGTTCCAGATCTATCGGTTAGTATGATGCCCCGATAATAAACTAGGATTTGACGTTAGGCTTGTTCGATTGCGCGTATTCTGTACACTGGGCTGTTAGCTGTACCGCCGACGGCGCGTGGGCGGCTTCCATTTTCTCACAGCGGGAACAATGCCTAACAGATAACAGAAAGCGTAGCCTACTAGTAGGCGTTTGTTGGTGTTTCCGCGACGAAAACCCCGCTTTCCCGTGTTTtgggcgccatcttggatttatgGCCGCGCGCGAGCTGGATGCGAGAGCAAAAGGCAAAagctgggggagggggctgggggagggaggaggCGAAAGAATGCCTACAGGGATACTACCTGATTCTGGGTGGCTCATTTTAATTCCCGTTCACTAGAAAACGGGAGTTATGATTGGCTAAAGCGCTGTCAATCACAACTGTATGCTAATGGACAATTTACATATTGACGTCAATCCTTCAGAACTAGAAACATGGCAGACTCGAATGAATTTTTAAAGCGTGCTCTAGAATATTTGCAATCAAAGTCGAAACCTATAACTTTAAAGCCTGAACAAAAAGAGGCGATATCAAGTTTTTTAGATGGCAAAGATGTTCTGGCTATTTCACCTACTGGCTTCGGTATAACCATGATTTTTACCGTGTTTTGCCTGGCAAAGGAGGTAGTCATGAAGAGCCCAGTTTTGGTTCTTGTAGTGCCACCTTTGAAGAGCATCATCGCAGACCAAAGAGACATCATGGATTCCACTTGCACCTTGTAGGGCCGCTGTCAAGAACGGGCAAGACAATTGTGTTTCCTGTAGTAGTGCATTGGTCATGAAATGCGCAACTTCGACTTTGAAAGCAATGTTGACTTTCTGCTGTCCTTGCAGTAACCGCAAAACTCTACTTCAATAGATCTTCGCAACGGTTTATAAAGTTCCAGCACTATTTTGCTGTGAGCGAACACTTGGTTTCCAACTGATTTCCACTTATTTCGAACGATATTTACCAGTAGTTTTTTGGTCTCTTCGCAGAGATTAAATCTTGATTCAAATTTACCGCTTGGGTTTACTATAACTGTCTTTATTTGGGTCGTATCCTTCCCCACTAGTTCTTCTACATGTAGTTGTGTCAGAAACGAGTCGTCTTCATTTTCCTTGTTTTCCCTGTCAAATGCTAGGACTTTTTGTGTGCCTCTCTTTTTTACCTTAGGCCTAATTCTTTCGTCGatattgttgttggtagttGGCGCTTAAATCTGCTCGCCTCTTCGATCTGTTCCTCTTCCAACTCCTCGATGCCTTCAATAATTCTTTGTCGATAGCACTCTATTACTTTATAGAACTTGTGGGTGCTTTAAAGACTTCTGGCACATGTCTGACAAATCCTGCTTTAAAATGCACTTGAATTTTCTAAGGTAAATCCCAAGTCCTTACAAAGCATAGCGGGTGTTTTAGAATCTTTCTTGGGTTGATATAAATTCTCCGTGGGAATATACGtgcttttttttaagtttccGCATCTTATGATTAAAGGACAGTTGCAGAATCGACAAAAGTCATTTGCAGAAAGCGTTTCTTTGGGTTTAGGCCCTCTCttagctttttttttcgtcgtaGAAGGACCCGAAGGATTCTGCATCTTGCTTAATCTGAACGCGCGACAACCTCCTTCATGTTTTCACACGTGCGCTTGTTTTTAATTGCACGCTTCGTTGATCTCGCGCTGTCAAATATGCTGTCAAATCCCCTTTCTTTTGTTGCGATTTGACAGTTCGTAACAGTCCGTGACATGTCACGCTCGAAGAGACAGCCACCCAGAATCAGGTAGTATCCCTGTAGGCATTCTTTCGcctcctccctcccccagccccctcccccagctTTTGCCTTTTGCTCTCGCATCCAGTTTGCACGCGGCCataaatccaagatggtgCCCAAAACACGGGAAAGCGGGGTTTTTATTGCGGAAACACCAACAAACGCCTACTAGTAAGCTACATAAAGCGGTGATTTATCCATCTTTTGTTCTTCGTAAATAGACTTCGCTTTTGTAACCATAAGAGTTCTTTgtgtgttatttatttatctctgAAAAAAAGCTTTACACAACACCGCGGAAATACGTATTACCGCGCGAACTACAATTGATCACTACAATATACCAATAAGTACGGTGGCCCATAAGTGcaatacaaatacaaaaacaagttCAAGATTCACAAATACAAATCGAAATACACGCATACAAGATCGAAATACACAAATACAAGTTCAAAATACACGAATACAAATTGAAAATACACGAATACAAATTGAAAATACACATACGCAAATTCAAAATACACGCATACACATTCAAAATACACAAATACAAATTCAAAACACACGCATACAAATTCAAAACACGCATACAAATTCGAAATACACAAATACAAATTTAAAATACACAAATTCAAAACACACGCATACAAATTCAGAATACACAAATACAAATTCAATACACACGCATGCAAAAAACGGTCGAGGAGGGCTGAAAAGGAGGTTTAAAAACAAGGCTGATTGTGAATGACgtgacagtgctgaaaaaaagctagttccagtaccgcgcggttaaaccagcctttttgttttgaaatggcagcattttaccggcgaactgtcacattccgacgaatgctaagaaaactagaccaaacctaaggctataattttctttatgactccctcattatcaaacaaatctgtcatctcttttacagtatggttttaatgctgtacaatTAGTCAAAACAACGACTGAAGTCATCCTTTCTTACCTTAACTCGAACGAgtcaacactgagattttgtttgtttttgccagaacacgcgcatgcgcatacgttattcagcactggcgAATGACGTCGTTTTAAGGGACTCCCACTTTGTGCTCGGAGAGGGGGGCTGGGATCTATGGTTAATTTTTACCATACCTATGCACTTGTAAAAGTTGATTGAGTGCTTTTAAACTACTATAAAAACTTTCGTACATCTACGTTGTTGAAAAGAACCGCTTATGGTAAGTAAGTATAAATGTGTATTTAGTAATTAGCTATGCTATTAGATCGATTTGGCTAGCAGTCAATTGCCACTATACTAGACTTCCACCACGGGCTATAGACCGCTAGACCACGAGGTCAAGAGTCCTATAAACTTTTTTTGATCGTGCATGTATCACTCTAGTGTATCTATCTATATTTTTAAACACTTATGGATTACTGTTACTAACTACAAAATAATGTAATATTGTGgagataacaaaaaaatatcatacaaacaaacaataattACAAACCATTAACTCTTTTTGGATAGAATATGTAATTGTACCGTAGATATGCACTGGTTACAGAAAGCAAGCTAGCAATTAATGTGTTGAGTTTTCATGGTGCATTAAAAAAACTGagcatttaaacaaaaataaaccagtttaattaaGCAATTTCATATTGGTTTTTTGAGACAGATTTAGGGGTGGGCCGAAGGGGCATGCCCCCCTTTTTTGCTGAGAAAAATATTAATtcaaaaaggctttttttaaccttaaaaaaattgcCACTTGCTAATATATATGCTATATAATGATGAGGATTGTATACTTGTATTCCAGTCTTGTCATAGCTGTGGTATCTCTCTGGTAACTGGGGCATTATATTGCCACAAGTGTGGAACAGAAGTGACCAGCAGTGACATTGTAAAGGTAAAAACTCAAGTGCTGTATTGTAATGAAtatacattttgaaaaaaacttttaagcTTAAAATTGTGGAGACAGTACTATAATAGCTGCATGTTAAGGTTGAACTGTAAGAGGATAGCTTGAGAGGGGCAGTGGCGGAGAAGGAATCTAACTCTAAAGTACTTATATATAAACATTTTGAAGAGACATTACTGTTCAAATTAGCAATTGATTTTGTAATTGTTTCAATTATTGTAGATAATATATGAAATCCTATTTTTAGATAAATATTGGGCTGGTGCGTATTGGTAAGAATAAGAAGCTGACCTACAAGCGAAATACCATCATGCCTATTCCAATTAACAAAAATTCCTCACACTTGGAAGTGACGAATAAGGGCAAGGAGCTTCTCCTTGTCCACAACAAAGATTTTAGTCAATTCCAAGAAGAGGAGTGGGTGCTTTTGTACCATGATATGGCCAAAGTTGGTTGCCTTCCGGGTACAAGTGAGCCCTTTACAGTTGCTGGCTACCAAAAGTTCATTGGCAAAGAGTTCCGCAGCATTACCCTCTATATTTGTAGGAAGGTTGACTTTGAAGGTAATATGTCATTTAAGTAATGTTCCTAATAAGAACGATAGTGCTTTCTATTGTTCCGAGGCATATCGCTTTCTTCACATCAAAAGTTTGAGATTTTCCTACTGGGAATGTATCAACATATGAAAACAATTGAAGTGAAAGTCACTTCCTAAGACTTTTCTGTTTGAACTCGAGGTTTTCAACCAATCAAAGACCCAAAGACAATAGAAAGCCTCAAATTTGACATTTTCCCCACATAGAATTTTTGTCGTATTGAAGTACTGTAAACTTATCTCTAAAATGGAGTTTGCCATTAgttaaataaagataaaatgtatttcttcATCAAGTTATATAGCGattattttgtgttttgacCCCTTGGATTTCGTAGGGGAACAACCCTGGAGTTCTCAAAAGAAGAGAGTTGCCGTTTCCCTCTAATTTAGAAACTTTTCAAGTAATTACTTAGACATTGTCTAGATGCCTTTCTTTGCATGTACTGTtcaaaatgcaaatgcatgcaaatgcatgcaaatgaaagAAGTCGATTAGGCCTTAGACATAGcaaattttttaatttaaaaaatccttaatttaatttaaaaatttttattattaatatcaGTTTATCCTTCTTGTTGCAGTTGCAGAAACTAAAACGACGCCAAACATCCCTAACGCCTGaggaaagacagacagaaaggcAAAGCTGTTCATAAAACCTGAATGAGCTCAGACTAAACAGATGATGATGGGGTCATcctaaataaaaaactaagCTGGCGCTTTGAAAACCTTGGGGTCTTCTACAAGCAGCTAGATGCAAGGCATGAAGGGACACTGAATACTATTCAGAGGCGCATGTTCGCTCCGGTGGCAGACTATGGGGCTGTCAGTGAACGAACCACAGAAGGTGTCCCTGAGGCTCTGCGTGGCTGGATCACTGAAAACCCTGGTCTCTAGCTTCCTTATTGTAATAGCATTTAGAGTCCCTTGTGTCTTGCATCTTGTTGCCAAGATTCGATACTATGCACTTTGCACTTTTTATATTGCTTTTTCTATCGCACAATGATAATTATGGTTATTTGATATCCCAATTGGTTAGAATAAGATCTTCACAAAAATAAATACGTTTTAACGTCTATAAGAGTTATGATATTTTAAGTACGCTGAGGTGGTGGTGTTCGCCCTGGGGGGAGTGTTTATCTTGGCTGCGATAGGCTTAACCGTGCGCCACGTAAGGCGGCGTAAGATacgggaagcctgtggtacCGAGTCATACGACAATGTGGGGCCTACAGATAGGCTGATTGACAACAACACTAAACAGTACCAAACGATATAGTTCGCTATAGTTAATCGCCAGTTAATAGTTAACACAAGTCGCGCGCCGGCTACACGATCCGATCCGCGTTCCAATCCGGGTTTTGTAGGTGCAGTACCAGTCTAGGGTGTTACACCAAATAAACAGTACCGCAGAAAGGGGTTTAGTCCCTCATTTTCTCTTGATGGACTAAACCTCTTCTGCGCCACAATTCCCCTTAAAAACCACACACAAGGCTAATATAGCAAGTTAACTAGCTTTATTGAGGAAACAGTCAAGACTTGATTGACTTTGATTTTCCCGAAGAATCACGAGGGCCTGATTCTTATCTTGGTTCGTCTGTGGACAGACACAAGCGCGTAGCGCAGATCCACCAAAACTGCTGCATCCCCTACCGCCATCTCCAAACCTCATCCCCTAACCTTGTGAAACACTTCCCATATTTCCCGCATTACAAGGGAAGGAATTCCCTTTTCCTATTACCGCTAGGTAGATATTGCACAATCACTTCAGGAAACTATATAAGATAAACTTTAGCATCGTTTTATTAATTTTGCAGAGATAAATTTTACAGACTCAAACATCATAAATTAACTTTGTTGTAGTACCCATGACATACCAGCTTGTTTTTGTAGCCGTGATCCAAAACAATCTGCTATTGTGATGTCCAAATTAGGGCACAAGTCTGATGCATCCTGAGTGTGACTCGACTGGGACGAGCGCTTGCGCAAAAGCGTCCACTATCGGAAAATAGCATCATGTTGTCTCTCACACGACGACATTTGCTGACCAGCATTCTCTTTAAATAGATTGGTACCCTGCAGGGTGCCCTTAGAGAATGTAGATCAACCACTCTTTTATTagtgtttataattgaaaaaagaaaaagcggtttattcgcaaggaaacttatATAAACATGATAGAGGCGCGTGATCCATGAGCCTGCCGTCGTACTCGCCGAATCACGGtaattacatttgtacacGGTATTTGCGCGTGATATAAACATGATAGAGGCGCGTGATCCATGAGCCTGCTGTCATACTCGCCGAATCACGGtaattacatttgtacacGGTATTTGCACGTGATATAAACATGATAGAGGCGCGTGATCCATGAGCCTGCTGTCATACTCGCCGAATCACGGtaattacatttgtacacGGTATTTGCGCGTGATATAAACATGATAGAGGCGCGTGATCCATGAGCCTGCTGTCATACTCGCCGAATCACGGtaattacatttgtacacGGTATTTGCGCGTGATATAAACATGATAGAGGCGCGTGACCCATGAGCCTGCTGTCATACTCGCCGAGTCACGGtaattacatttgtacacGGTATTTGCGCGTGATATAAACATGATAGAGGCGCGTGACCCATGAGCCTGCTGTCATACTCGCCGAGTCACGGtaattacatttgtacacGGTATTTGCACGTGATATAAACATGATAGAGGCGCGTGACCCTTGGGCCTGCTGTCATACTCGCCGAATCACGGtaattacatttgtacacGGTATTTGCGCGTGATATAAACATGATAGAGGCGCGAGATCCATGAACCTGTCATACTCGCCGAGTCACGGtaattacatttgtacacGGTATTTGCGCGTGATATAAACATGATAGAGGCGCGTGGACCAAGTTTCCTGCGCAGCTGTCTTTGGTGACAGTGTAAAGTGGGGAGAGATTTAAAGGGAGGCATCACAGGAGGCTACGTAACCCCTAGCCGGGTAGCCATATCACCGGCTATTCCTCAGCACGCCTCGTCTTCTTAAGACAGTTCGTTACTTGGTCTTTTGAGCGCTGTTTGATTTCTGGTATTTACTGAATACTTGGAGTAAAAGCTGGagaaaaaatacaagaaaacatttcaaaagCGCCTCGGCGaaacaaaatatttgattacaaatatatataattatataaaaaaatgtaacaagGCACTTTTGTATTGccatatacaaaaaaaaattaaatttttttcAACCCAACGTTGTCTAGCTAagttgggttacctgtggtaacACAACCTACGGGTAGGGGAATGGGTCGAGCTTTTGCAAGATGTTACGAAGATAAGGACCTCCAATTTAAGAAATTTAAAATGTATAATTGCGTGCATTAGCCCCACCTCTTGAAAGACGTCTGTTAAGTCTTCACTGAGTCCCTGTGGCAAGATCGCCGAGAGGGGCTGGGACGGGACGGTTGTGATATATCTCTGTAGCTTGTCTTGCGGAAGATGGTACTGTCTGGGTCTAGTCTGTAACAGGTTcgaagcaataaaaaaaagaatgtagGGTCACAGAGAAGTGGTGGAGGTAGCGAAGATGGAAAGGAAAGGACGAGGTGAAGTGTGGCCAAGAGAAAGGCTAGGCTTGGTGGGGAAAGAAGAGACCGGAGGACAAGAGAAAGGCTAGGCTGGATGGGGAAAGAAGAGAGCGGAGGACAAGAGAAAGGCTAGGCTTAGTGGGGAAAAAAGAGAGCGGAGGACAAGAGAAGTAATGGACGCGTTTGCGAGCTGATTGAGCCCACGGTTACCTTGGGTTGCGGAAGTTCATCGATTCTACGCGCGTCTGACATGCGCACGAAGACGGATGCTCCTTCTATGTACGTCACCTATAACAGATATTCTGTCATTATTATTCTACGGTCACAAAGACAACCAGTAAATGAAAAGCAATGTTAAAGAGAAATCCGTGAAAAATTGCTGAAGGGCACAAACATATTTAGGAAATGTTTCCTTTAGGGCGGGCCCTCGTGCTTCTACTGCAATAGCAAAAGTGCTGACCGTTTTCTTGCGAAGGAAAGAGGCCATGATGTCTTCACAGTTATCCGTCTCAAGGGCGCTGAGCACCGCCTACGTCAAAAAGCGCGAAGATTATAAATATTCATAAGAATTAAGGCTACAGGGTCTGTAACACGTCTCATACTAACGTACCTCAGTGGGCTCACCACTGTACAGCGGTAGCTGATAACAGCCGCCAAGCACGTAGCCCTCATGGAAAACCTGCAGCGGTGTCCAGGCCTACGACAAAACGAGTATTGAATGACCAATTTTATGATAATATGAATCTGTGACAGGAAACCAAAACTGCGTGACTAGTTGGTTGATTCGTTGCGTGACCCTTTGTGTGATCAGTTGCGTAACTAGTTGCGTGACCATTTGCGTGAAAAATTGAATAACCCGTTGTGTTACCAGTTGCGTGACTAGTTTTGTGACCCATGGTGTGACTATTTGCGTGACTCTTACCTGTCCCTTGAGGGCCCAGGTCTCTTGGCTGCCTGATATGTCAAGGGTGAGCTCATGCACGTGGATGATGAGGGTCAAGAACCGGTGGTAGGAGCGGCgacggaataccttgcaacaAAACATTCGTTTGTAATATCAATAACCGCATCAATGATGTAGAGGGAACTAAGTAAATAACCTGCGGATGACATTTCTATTGTCTTCGACACGTTGTCACGCCAGGCTGTTCCCTTACAAGCTACAACAGGTCACGCGTCATGCAACCAGTACCTTGATCCCGCTTTTCCATTGAGGTGAATTAATGTCGCTTGAAGACTGGAGCTTGGCAGAGTAACCAAGAACATCCTGTCGATCTCCCTGTCAGGCAAATTATACGACAAGAACGAACACGCAATGTTACCAAAAGTTACCCGATAGTGATCTTGGGCCATCCAGCCCATCCCCCTTCAAGCTCTGCCACCTGCCACCTGGAATTACTTTGAGAATGCAGGGTGCATAAACGTGGCAGGTTTTGTCGTTAGATTACCGCGACAACATTGTCGTTGTGTTACCTTGTATAATAAAGTgaataataatagtaaaacaTTTGTCGATACGTTACCGTGTGGTATCCGTGACAGGTTTTGTCATTGCGTTACCTTATAAAAAGCAGCGGGCGGAGAGAAGCAATAGGAAGCAAGCGTGACATGTGACCATGGTAGATTCTGGGCTGCGTCGATAGAGACCTGGGAAAATTTCATGTACAGGGATAATATAAAGTAGGGATAATATAAAGTAGTTTTAAAGGAAAACACTAACCGCCAGACCGTGAAGGGGATGGTACAACGCCACGAAGTTGGGATTGAAGTTTCCCGGCGCGCTGTCAATATGTCGCGTTAGCTGTGTCTTAAAGAATACGAAAGAAAATGTACAGTTCTAAATCAATGTTGATTCTAAATGTCGGATAATGCTGATAAATGATTTCGGTGGTGAGGACGATGttggcgatgatggtgatgacgattgTAGTGGGATGGTGATGGCAAGGATTGTGTTCgggattgatgatgatgatgatgatgatgatgatgatgatgatgatgatgatgatggtgatggtgatggtgatggtgatggtgatattgatggtgatggtgatggtgatgatgatgatgatgatcaaaaGTGTACCTTGATCCAGCTAGAAATGACTTGGTCTTTCTTCGAGCTCTGTTCAGGGTCGATCAACTTCACGGATTCTCGTGCGCTGATTGGCTGCCGCTTAAACATGCTGTGCAGGACTTGACTCTCGCCCAGGCCGGGTTCACACAGGAGCGAGTAGTAACAGCCTGCACGTCAAGACACAGTTAAGACTTCATTCGTTAGAAGAGATAATAGCTCCCTGTGCGTCAACCCACCTTCGCTGTAATTGTGTTTCTTATCGAGTAGCCCTTCTTTTTCCCAGGCACTTTCCTTGAACTGCGAGGCCTGAATAATATGGGTGCAAAGGTAAAAATAGGGCGACTATTTGTCAAGGATGCCATAGGTACTTATGAAAAACTTATGAAAAACTTTTCTTGTGAAATAGTTTAGCCTGCAACGCAGGCGTTTTCCCGGTGTTTTTATAGCAAAAAACCGGCCCCGAGCGATTCGTAGCCATCTTTGAAATGAGGTTACAACAACTGCCGGTAATCGCGTTCATTGCAGGCAAGAAATAGTTCATCCCTTATAGGTTAATGTGAAAGACCCACAGAGGTATTCCCCTTTAGTATGTAGAACCAAGCGAAACAGAAAAGTAATTGGTATAACAAACCATATAAAAGGCGTAAAATGGCGTTACCTCTTTGGGTTTTCCGTTCGGGTGACACGCTGCGCGTAGTATCCTCACAAGCAGACTTGCACATGGAATGGGCCTATACAACACAGAAATACATAAGTAGACTCGCAGATGGGATGAGCCTATACAACACAGACATACATAAGTAGACTCGCGCATGGAATGGGCCTATACAACACAGAAATACATAAGTAGACTCGCACATGGGATGGGCCTATACAACAGAGACATACATAAGTAGACTCGCACATGGAATGGGCCTATACAACACAGACATACATAAATAGACTCGCACATGGGATGGGCCTATACAACAGAGACATACATAAGTAGACTCGCGCATGGAATGGGCCTATACAACACAGACATACATAAGTAGACTCGCACATGGGATGGGCCTATACAACACAGACATACATAAGCAGACTCGCACATGGAATGGGCCTATACAACACAGACATACATAAGCAGACTCGCACATGGAATGGGCTATACAACACAGACATACATAAGTAGACTCGCACATGGGATGGGCCTATACAACACAGACATACATAAGTAGACTCGCACATGGGATGGGCCTATACAACACAGACATACATAAATAGACTCGCACATGGGATGAGCCTATACAACACAGACATACATAAGTAGACTCGCACATGGGATGAGCCTATACAA encodes:
- the LOC116608874 gene encoding uncharacterized protein LOC116608874; the protein is MTSNNQSNFPHKGNNSLIVEELKATKIEMSAAFKRIEALEKLMKDMRVDEATPSTSVPVPDLSSCHSCGISLVTGALYCHKCGTEVTSSDIVKINIGLVRIGKNKKLTYKRNTIMPIPINKNSSHLEVTNKGKELLLVHNKDFSQFQEEEWVLLYHDMAKVGCLPGTSEPFTVAGYQKFIGKEFRSITLYICRKVDFEVAETKTTPNIPNA